The Aedes aegypti strain LVP_AGWG chromosome 3, AaegL5.0 Primary Assembly, whole genome shotgun sequence genome contains a region encoding:
- the LOC110678778 gene encoding uncharacterized protein LOC110678778, whose amino-acid sequence MRKDGTVFNVATKAIPVIVTRKFRSFQAAEASVEELSKKDVSDFEGKKKQLKSNKKRKCDHKRNDYNELCTAIVHKQHQDSGSTTSSVRASKGIPQTVVFPPVKTDNLPEQDALNHGSSSPFFPRATTHPPLPLEEPLDVLLPVASSSNAPLLITLAPQSKLSVHQMPTVSPSSTRSVEVQNNIITLPHFEHKGSIGIHEAIPERETEPLEWTPQRIQVKA is encoded by the exons ATGCGGAAGGATGGAACTGTTTTCAATGTTGCAACTAAGGCTATACCGGTTATAGTGACAAGAAAGTTCCGTAGCTTCCAAGCAGCTGAGGCTTCCGTAGAGGAACTTTCGAAGAAAGATGTATCGGACTTCGAGGGTAAAAAGAAGCAGCTAAAGTCTAACAAGAAGAGAAAGTGTGATCATAAACGAAACGATTACAATGAGCTGTGTACAG CTATCGTGCACAAACAGCACCAGGACAGCGGCTCAACAACATCATCTGTTCGCGCATCAAAGGGTATTCCTCAGACCGTCGTCTTTCCCCCGGTGAAAACAGATAATCTTCCGGAACAGGACGCACTGAACCACGGCTCATCGTCACCGTTTTTTCCACGAGCAACTACACATCCACCCTTGCCGCTTGAAGAACCGCTCGATGTATTGTTGCCAGTCGCATCATCATCAAATGCTCCTCTTTTGATAACACTGGCCCCGCAAAGTAAGCTATCCGTTCATCAAATGCCAACGGTGTCACCCAGTTCAACTAGATCCGTCGAAGTCCAAAACAACATCATAACGCTGCCGCACTTTGAACATAAGGGATCGATTGGTATTCATGAGGCAATACCTGAACGTGAAACAGAACCATTGGAATGGACACCTCAAAGAATTCAAGTTAAAGCTTAG